The Solenopsis invicta isolate M01_SB chromosome 3, UNIL_Sinv_3.0, whole genome shotgun sequence region taatttccctctttttctgtaaatctttttcttctattgtgctattttatcattttatcaaCATGCAACTGCACGACTTTTTGGCAGTGACGCACAATAAAGAAAAACTTATAGACTTcttaattctaaataatttaataaatagtgaTATAACGTGTCCACGGTGCAATAAtacagtaataattaataaagaaaagctTTTATTTCATTGTCATAAAgtgtattatgaaaaaaataaacacaagaaaaaagtaaaaaaacattgtaactTCAAGGCAAGTGCAAAAATTGATACATGGTTCAGCAATTCCAAATTGAGCTTGGAAACACTATGCAGATTAACTGCATATTATATCGTGTTAATGACCTCCACGCCAACAATTTTTGTCCATAGAACTTCAAATTTCTGAGCATTCGGTAGTGGATTGGATTTCTTTTTGCCGAGAAGTAAGTTTaatgttatacatatacatatacatatacatatacatatacatatacatatacatatacatatacatatacatatatgcaaagTTAAATATTACCAAATAATAGGTTTGCATCAACTGGGccgaaaaaaattctacaaaactTGGAGAACCCAATACAGTAGTAGAAGTAGATGAAGCTAAAATCGGCAAAAGAAAGAATAACTGGCCGAATTATTGAAGGAAAATGGATCTTTGGTGGCTACGAAAGAggtacaagaaaaatatttcttgtaccAGTACCGGATCGCACACAAACAACACTTCTTAAATAGATAAAAGAGTGGATCCTAGCTGGAACAACAATAATGTCAGATTGTTAAAAGTCGTACAACTGTTTAAACAGTGAAGACTTCCAGCATCTGACAGTTAATCATTCCATAAACTTTGTTGATCCAGACAGTGGTAAATATagacattttaaatatgtagctaacaaatttatatattgaccgtattttctatattacaaaacatataaaaatataaaagtatagtTTTATTGACAGGAGCCCACATTCAACACATTGAACGCGTTTGAAGAGAAGTAAGAGCAAATATTCCACGATTTGGAACACGCACTGCACATTTAGCGGGATATTTAGCTGAATTTCTTTTCAAACGCGTTCATAAATATGAAGAACGTCTACCAGCTTTTTTTCGTGCGATTGCAGAATTATATCCACcaaaatatatctaatatacCGCGCGGGGAGGGGGGTGGACCTCTCTTCGTGTGGAAAATTGCAAATTCATGTGGAGGGAGCAGTACATCTGTAGACCTCGTTTTAAGATTTCTGTCTGTAAGTAGgatgtgtctattaattaaattaattaattttataaaataaattgtttttatgccttaataaaaaaaatctacattgcacaaaaactaataatttttttaatccaacacaatgtttactttttattaaacaattttataatatattttataattaacagggggggggggataaaatatacattgcagTATCAAATGTAGTAAATGCGGTagtgatgtaattattaataacagtaGAAGAAAAAGGTTTACAGAAAAAGAGGGGAATCATATtaaacacgcacgcacgcatgcacgcacgcacgcacacacgcacacacgcacgcacgcacacacagatgcatacatatatacatacacatatataaacaAACGCACAcaagaaaaagatatatatatatatatatagtgacgtggcagttttacctGCTTCGCCACTCTGTCCTCCGCCTAAGTAATGCGCAAGAAAGCGCATATGACCGGGCCGGGCACGAAGCGAGAGAGCAAAATCTCCAGCGGGACTGCGTAGCGTTATTaacttcatttatttattcgcggcttatttttttatgtaaacatggtcgcctcgacaaacgtcgccaaAGGAACAGCAGCGACGAAGGATCTTGACGGCGGCAAGAAAAGGAGCGAAcaatcgtccagggccggcgcacggaaaatcgccgacggagaggaggacgagacgaGACTTGGCGACAAGTAAGCGTCGCGCGGGAGAGGCTCGCGCGAGGCACTGAGGATGGACAGGTTAaagcggacgaacggccaggataAGGGCCGTCGGATGCACGCTGTCTGAAATAATAGCGGCGGAGAAACATCGCCTCGAGAATtttgctgctgtcgtccgctaGGACGGCGATAGCGGCGAGGAtctcggatgccgacggggaccgcgcGCTACCTgtggagacccgacactgcgctgccgtgacgttaCGGCTAGATGAGGGCGGCCGTTGATAGGccgcgcaaggatatcgcgcccCCTGTGAGAGGGATAGCGCCCATCGATCGCGTATCGAGCACGATCCTCTAGGCTTTTGTGTGCAACCCGGTGATGAGAGCGCGTGTTGTCggaagcgagcgagagagataTCGTCCTGTGATATCGGCGAGTGGTTATCGCTGGTGCCCGGCCTGATGATCTCTGCCCGTGTGTCCCGGAGACTAGGAGGAGGACTGCGCCGttgtcgaggtgaccctctaaacACTCTGTGAAGCCACGAGTTGCCGGTGCCGACTcactcgcgctctgaggtggagccattaggttagtgtgcgtGTGCGTCCGCCGTGTGGCGATTGAAGGCACCGCGTTCccgtgtttggctggctctcgaCCTCAAGCGTgcccttgtcgaggcacccagctgtcccgccgtagaagctcgcggacgaccagCTTCCCGGGAAGCTGCAaggccctcgcgcacgtgcgcgagtcgtgtcgCAGCCATGATCGCACGGCCGTCCGAGCTATCGGCGCGTTGTTGTCTCGCGCGTGTTGGAAtaattttgtagtgcggttTCGACGCTGCGTTGTTGTCGGCGCGAATCTTTTATTCTACATACTTTGTCTTTGCGTTACTTGGTTCGTCTTAGCGAAGGCTCGGCTATtgcgttcttgccgcgccgttCCGAACGCGCGTGATTGACTGTcgtgttccgcgcgggaccagtcgCCGTAGTCtgcgcgtgtagcgtaattgTTTTAGAAGTTAAGGTAATTCTCGCGTTctgcttattttttttctttcgccaACTccttatttctttcattttttttttctttttacgttggtttatcctttttttcttgttttgctgtatgccgtctctattatgcactATAATACATGTGATTTCTACTTGTTACATCGGCCTAGCTTCgtttaatttctcgcctacccgtctcctcccgcgagagagccgcttcgtccctgtctccgctacgcTGCCCCTCTACCGATTaaaggagctagctggccgagTGCGAGCGACAATTTCGCGTTTTTGTGTAACGAGCTATCGCGTGATATGAAATAgcgtttagcgtggaaaagtgaacccggcgacgcgaccggtgtaatcgcgtctggcgctcaatttcgcgatttggttTGAACGTCTATCTGTATtttcgtcgctctcgcgcgtgtTTTGCGTATCACCTCAGTttccttgtttgatcgcgtatttcgctgTCGCTCTCCGGCGTAAAGAAAAGTACGTGACAAacagaacatatatatatatatatatatatatatatatatatatatatatatatatatacactccCAGATAGCACAGTTACATTCTgagaatattctatgaatattctTCGAAAACTTTGGAATATTctcaagtaatatttttaagaggCAACGAACGTTCTAAGAATATTCATAGCATGTTCAATTGAGACTGTTTTTCTGATTCTAAGAAGGTCTATAGAATGTTCCACGAAATGATCATAGAATATTCGTAGAATATAATAGGAATATTAggtaaatattatgaaatgcacatatacaggatgtttcattttaattaattcatacaaaatgtagaaatttgttacaaaaaattcctaaaatatacaaatgcataaaagaatacaagaaattatataattgtgtataattatataatacattgtaTATTAGAAAACTATTCTGTTTATTTAGGTTTAAATTGCATATCCTGTTTATCTTTCtaaagaaatagaataaatagtttatatagaataaaaacaGTTTTCTAATTTCACAGTTAAATACCTCTTACACATTAACTATATTAAATAGTAAtccttattttaattaatataacgttttttttatatatagacatatagatgcatatatgtatataaaacttcaatatatatttgaatgacGCACAAATACAAATCCTATTTCTTAGTTAAAtacaaagaaatttgttttgtttaaaaaaacaatattttttaattaaaccgattatataaaaaaatataaaaaataaaatttaaaaataaaaatttgttcgatGTTAAGTATGTGGCACCATTCTCCTTAAACTCTGTTCTACAACGTAGTAACATATATAAGCTCATAGGACTGTAAACCGCGGCTGTACGTCTCATTTTTACCAATTATAGTTTTCAGACTTAAAGCGCGTATTACAGCCTTACGACCTTATGTTACGTTATTGTAGAATAGGCTTCAAAGTTATACAAACACAAATGATATTTCTTATTCAGGTACACAACTTCatcgtgtaaaataaaaacttttttaactttgtataacaaaaacgctttttaattaaattaaatgcttaTGGCTGTTTTCCAATAAAGTATGTAAAACTGTTTTCCACAGATGACAGGATATAACACTCGAATCTGTCAAACAATTGTGACACAATATGTTACACTGTTTGGCactataaaaagttaaatgtaaGTTATGTCAGTgtcatcaaaaatatttttaaaaatctttacaaaatattcaatgtttcatagaaatgacaattatgttcatttataatataaacataatctGAGTTGTATAATGAAAGAGAAGATTATTGTTCAATCTTTACCGTATCATAAATTAAGTCTACAGCTTTAATTATGTTCCAACAAAAACTTACATAATAGAAACAGTGTAATGTGTGAACTGGAAAACAGCCCattcgagaaaaatattaaaaattaaatttaaaaaattcattggtGTCGCAATTTGTATCTGGAGGCTGCTTTGCATTACAACATTACAACTAAATAGTCAGCCTTGgcttttttaaatgtctttccTTTGCTTTGACTAgccatattttaattactttttcaatcTCTGCAAGTGAGGTTGTATGGGCTTTTTGTACTGCAGCTATACATTTAACAGCACGTTATTAcagatttataatataaagatttataagatttataatatagtaatttataatacgaattatatacatacttaaaaTTGTGGATGTAACacaaagtattgaaaaatttttttttcctttaaagcCAACCCAACTGTACGTCTGAGCAATATtatccgaaaataatttttggagaATTCTTCTAGTCATATTTTTGTATGACAATCCCCCTATTTTTAGCAGTTCtgtaatctataaaaaatactaacgTTTAATTGAAATCCACATATAAAATGACATGAAAATGTTTCTACTTACAAATTGATTTGCGTgttctttgttttttaaatattcttccaATTCATGCATGTCTGCTTCCGTTTTTAAaggaaatacaaatttattcaaaattatattatctggTTCCATCGACAATTGATTATCATCTTTAGCATTAATATTTCCCATCAAAGCATTTATATCTTGCGACATTTGTTGAATTCGAAAATTTATCGAATTTAATTGTCGTAAAACTTGCTGTTggaaatcaaaatttgaaaaattatttaacagagGAATAAGAAGTGTAATGACAGATTTTCTAACACGATTTTTTTATAGACAACAGAAGAATGCGCTACTTTTCATTTTACCTccataatttaagtaatttaatatataaggTTGGGAATGTTGCTTTACAAAGTTAcgcattattattatagttac contains the following coding sequences:
- the LOC113003754 gene encoding uncharacterized protein LOC113003754, encoding MSWTVVHFIEEKSVEAVPTSWIHGETCYWPPFIGSKLANCINNCEKPMLNTWTLHKIRELGNGHTYDTLHKAKGKAAIAEETSDLTSDYEFAKRNRKRKRHFGDEDDSPSNSSSEDKITSNLKLPEPPKKRGNLKSVITLLIPLLNNFSNFDFQQQVLRQLNSINFRIQQMSQDINALMGNINAKDDNQLSMEPDNIILNKFVFPLKTEADMHELEEYLKNKEHANQFITELLKIGGLSYKNMTRRILQKLFSDNIAQTYSWVGFKGKKNFSILCVTSTILTAVQKAHTTSLAEIEKVIKIWLVKAKERHLKKPRLTI